AAAACATGAAAGCGTAAAAGAATTAAATATTAACTTTTCAACTAAGACTCTATTTGTAAATTTTATTAATGAAGATATGGATAATATAAAAAACTTAATAAATTATGGAAAAAAAATAGAAAGTTCGTTTGAAGGTAAAAAAGAAAAAAAATCGAATTTGGAATTTAAAGAAGAACGGGATAATTTTAAAGACAAAAAATTACTAATGTGTGTTTCTTTAGCATTATTTGTTTTAGCACTTATTGTAGATAAATTTTTTTATAGATATTTAAAATATGATACAGATTTGTATAGATATTTTATCCCATTTTCCTTATTTTCTTATGCTTTAGTCACTTATCCAA
The Streptobacillus felis DNA segment above includes these coding regions:
- a CDS encoding cation transporter yields the protein MNYLIWGIDCAACAAKLEEHLKKHESVKELNINFSTKTLFVNFINEDMDNIKNLINYGKKIESSFEGKKEKKSNLEFKEERDNFKDKKLLMCVSLALFVLALIVDKFFYRYLKYDTDLYRYFIPFSLFSYALVTYP